A genomic region of Endomicrobiales bacterium contains the following coding sequences:
- a CDS encoding bifunctional glycosyltransferase family 2/GtrA family protein, producing MNEPKTNGIENVVFVIPAYKPGAALNEIVRRLRQLCASKIVIVDDGSPQCAASFINDIEKGKEAVVLHHKENLGKGEALKTAFRYILNTYTASRGVVTLDADGQHTPEDAVKMAYTLENGQESLFLGVRQFNQNIPFRSKIGNEITKIIFWLITSKKVSDTQTGLRGIPKSMLNDLVAIKSSGYDYEMDMLIYACKRKVILTEVNIETKYENNNASSHFNPLLDSLKIYYVLFRFLISSFAASIIDTIMFVLFQYIIGNILISIICSRLISATINFRMTKSYVFYSKGNIYKEVAKYSLLAITLMLVSYESIKYLSNTLQVNIYMAKIFTETMLFVFSFAIQKIYIFRKK from the coding sequence ATGAATGAACCTAAAACGAACGGAATAGAAAATGTTGTATTTGTCATACCTGCATATAAACCTGGCGCAGCACTAAACGAAATAGTGAGGCGTCTCAGGCAGTTGTGTGCTTCAAAGATAGTCATAGTTGACGATGGCTCACCACAATGCGCGGCATCGTTCATTAATGATATAGAAAAGGGAAAAGAAGCAGTTGTATTGCACCACAAAGAAAACCTAGGGAAAGGAGAAGCACTTAAAACAGCTTTCAGGTACATTTTGAATACATACACCGCATCGCGCGGTGTCGTGACATTGGATGCTGACGGACAGCACACCCCTGAAGATGCTGTTAAGATGGCTTACACTTTAGAGAATGGGCAGGAGAGCTTGTTTCTGGGGGTAAGACAGTTCAACCAAAATATTCCTTTTCGCAGCAAAATAGGAAATGAAATTACGAAAATAATATTTTGGTTGATTACTTCAAAAAAGGTGTCGGATACTCAGACAGGGCTTAGAGGTATTCCAAAAAGCATGCTCAATGATCTTGTAGCGATAAAAAGCAGCGGGTACGATTATGAAATGGACATGCTTATCTACGCTTGTAAGAGAAAAGTGATATTGACAGAAGTTAACATAGAAACAAAATATGAGAACAATAATGCGTCTTCTCATTTTAACCCATTGCTTGATTCACTTAAAATATATTATGTACTTTTTAGATTTTTAATATCATCATTTGCAGCTTCAATTATTGATACAATAATGTTTGTTTTATTCCAATATATAATTGGGAATATTTTGATAAGCATAATATGTAGTAGATTAATATCGGCAACTATTAATTTTCGAATGACAAAAAGTTATGTTTTCTATTCAAAAGGCAATATATATAAGGAAGTAGCCAAATATTCATTATTAGCTATAACACTTATGCTTGTATCATACGAATCAATTAAATATTTATCCAACACTTTGCAAGTTAATATATACATGGCAAAAATATTTACTGAAACTATGCTGTTTGTTTTTTCGTTTGCAATTCAGAAAATATATATATTCCGTAAAAAATGA